The following proteins come from a genomic window of Triticum aestivum cultivar Chinese Spring chromosome 6A, IWGSC CS RefSeq v2.1, whole genome shotgun sequence:
- the LOC123130568 gene encoding syntaxin-124-like: protein MNDLFSSSSFKKYADLKDQVALDEMEAGSGSESANLDKFFEDVEGVKEDISGLESMHRRLQSVNEESKTAHDARAVKSLRARMDGDVVQVLRRAKVVKAKLEALDRANAASRKLPGCGAGSSTDRTRSSVVSGLGNKLKDLMDDFQGLRTRMAAEYKETVARRYYTVTGETAEESTIEALIASGESETFLQKAIQRDQGRGQVMATVSEIQERHDAVKDIERSLLELHQVFLDMAALVEAQAHQLNNIETHVARASSFVIRGTVELESARVYQKSSRKWACIAVVAGAVLVLVIVLPILVNLKLLSGR from the exons ATGAACGACCTCTTCTCGTCGAGCTCGTTCAAGAAGTATGCCGACCTGAAGGACCAGGTGGCGCTGGACGAGATGGAGGCCGGCAGCGGCAGCGAGAGCGCCAACCTCGACAAGTTCTTCGAGGACGTGGAGGGCGTCAAGGAGGACATCAGCGGCCTCGAGTCCATGCACCGCCGGCTGCAGTCGGTGAACGAGGAGAGCAAGACCGCACACGACGCCCGCGCCGTCAAGTCGCTCCGCGCCCGCATGGACGGCGACGTCGTGCAGGTCCTCCGCCGCGCTAAGGTCGTCAAGGCTAAGCTCGAGGCCCTCGACCGCGCCAACGCCGCCAGCCGTAAGCTCCCCGGCTGCGGCGCCGGCTCCTCCACCGACCGCACCCGCTCCTCCGTCGTCTCCGGCCTCGGCAACAAGCTCAAGGACCTCATGGACGACTTCCAG GGCCTTCGGACGCGGATGGCGGCGGAGTACAAGGAGACGGTGGCGCGGCGGTACTACACGGTGACGGGTGAGACGGCGGAGGAGAGCACGATCGAGGCGCTCATCGCGTCGGGGGAGAGCGAGACGTTCCTGCAGAAGGCGATCCAGCGGGACCAAGGGCGCGGGCAGGTGATGGCCACGGTGTCGGAGATCCAGGAGCGGCACGACGCCGTGAAGGACATCGAGCGCAGCCTGCTGGAGCTGCACCAGGTGTTCCTGGACATGGCGGCGCTGGTGGAGGCGCAGGCCCACCAGCTCAACAACATCGAGACCCACGTCGCGCGCGCCAGCTCCTTCGTGATCAGGGGCACCGTGGAGCTCGAGTCCGCGCGCGTCTACCAGAAGAGCAGCCGCAAGTGGGCCTGCATagccgtcgtcgccggcgccgtgctcgtcctcgtcATCGTGCTGCCGATACTCGTCAACCTCAAGCTCTTGAGCGGCAGATAG